Proteins encoded in a region of the Candidatus Neomarinimicrobiota bacterium genome:
- the tuf gene encoding elongation factor Tu (EF-Tu; promotes GTP-dependent binding of aminoacyl-tRNA to the A-site of ribosomes during protein biosynthesis; when the tRNA anticodon matches the mRNA codon, GTP hydrolysis results; the inactive EF-Tu-GDP leaves the ribosome and release of GDP is promoted by elongation factor Ts; many prokaryotes have two copies of the gene encoding EF-Tu) has product EMVMPGDNVTIDVSLIAPIAMAKELRFAIREGGRTVGAGVVTEIVE; this is encoded by the coding sequence GAGATGGTAATGCCGGGAGATAATGTAACGATAGATGTGTCATTGATAGCGCCAATAGCGATGGCGAAGGAGTTGCGGTTTGCCATTCGTGAGGGTGGTCGCACGGTAGGCGCTGGCGTGGTGACTGAAATTGTTGAGTAG